From Roseburia hominis, the proteins below share one genomic window:
- the rpmJ gene encoding 50S ribosomal protein L36: MKVRSSVKPICEKCKVIKRKGSVRIICENPKHKQRQG; encoded by the coding sequence GTGAAAGTTAGGTCATCAGTAAAACCGATTTGCGAAAAGTGCAAAGTTATCAAGAGAAAAGGAAGCGTCAGAATTATCTGCGAAAATCCGAAGCATAAACAGCGTCAGGGCTAG
- the map gene encoding type I methionyl aminopeptidase, translated as MSISVKSEREIELMTEAGRILWLVHEELEKALRPGMTTLEIDRLGEEVIRSYGCEPSFLNYNGYPASICVSVNEEVVHGIPSRKRRIREGDIVSLDAGVIYKGYHSDAARTHAVGEITPEARQLIEVTRQSFFEGIKFAKEGNHLFDISAAIGKYAAGKGYGVVRELCGHGIGTHLHEDPEIPNYPMLRRGPKLKAGMTLAIEPMINLGTEKVRWLADDWTVVTADGKLSAHYENTVLVTKGEPVLLTLGRGA; from the coding sequence ATGTCAATCAGCGTAAAGTCAGAACGGGAAATTGAACTTATGACAGAGGCCGGAAGAATTCTGTGGCTTGTACATGAGGAGCTTGAAAAAGCGCTAAGACCAGGAATGACGACACTGGAGATAGACAGATTAGGCGAGGAGGTCATTCGCAGCTACGGCTGCGAACCCTCTTTCCTGAATTATAACGGGTATCCGGCATCTATCTGTGTGTCAGTAAACGAGGAGGTCGTGCACGGAATTCCTTCGAGAAAACGCAGGATCCGGGAGGGCGATATCGTCAGTCTGGATGCGGGAGTTATCTACAAGGGCTATCATTCCGATGCGGCCAGGACGCATGCGGTCGGCGAGATTACGCCGGAGGCAAGGCAGCTCATCGAAGTGACCAGACAGAGCTTTTTTGAAGGAATAAAGTTCGCTAAGGAAGGCAATCATTTATTTGATATCTCTGCTGCGATTGGAAAATATGCGGCTGGTAAAGGGTACGGTGTGGTGCGGGAACTGTGTGGACATGGAATCGGAACCCATCTTCACGAAGATCCGGAGATTCCCAACTATCCTATGCTTCGCAGGGGACCAAAACTAAAGGCGGGGATGACACTGGCTATAGAACCGATGATCAACCTGGGAACGGAAAAGGTCAGGTGGCTCGCGGACGACTGGACCGTTGTTACAGCTGACGGGAAACTATCCGCGCATTACGAAAATACGGTACTTGTTACCAAAGGAGAGCCGGTTCTTTTGACTTTGGGAAGGGGAGCATGA
- a CDS encoding adenylate kinase produces the protein MKIIMLGAPGAGKGTQAKKIAEKYGIPHISTGDIFRANIKNGTELGKKAKTYMDQGLLVPDELVVDLVVDRVNQEDCANGYVLDGFPRTIPQAEALDKALAAQGQKMDYAIDVDVPDENIVKRMGGRRACVGCGATYHLVYAAPKKEGICDTCGAELILRDDDKPETVQKRLGVYHEQTQPLIEYYTNAGILKSVDGTVDLEDVFKAIVEILGE, from the coding sequence ATGAAAATTATTATGTTGGGCGCACCGGGTGCAGGAAAAGGGACCCAGGCAAAGAAGATTGCCGAGAAGTACGGAATTCCGCATATTTCTACCGGAGACATTTTCCGCGCAAACATCAAGAACGGAACAGAACTTGGTAAGAAAGCGAAAACTTACATGGATCAGGGGCTTCTTGTACCAGATGAGCTGGTGGTAGATCTGGTAGTGGACCGTGTGAATCAGGAAGACTGCGCAAACGGATACGTGCTGGATGGATTTCCGAGAACTATTCCTCAGGCAGAAGCACTTGACAAGGCACTTGCAGCACAGGGACAGAAGATGGACTATGCCATCGATGTTGATGTGCCGGATGAAAATATTGTAAAACGTATGGGCGGACGCCGCGCATGTGTCGGCTGCGGAGCTACATACCATTTGGTATATGCAGCGCCGAAGAAAGAAGGAATCTGTGATACCTGCGGAGCCGAGCTGATCCTGCGCGATGATGATAAGCCGGAAACTGTTCAGAAACGTCTTGGTGTTTATCATGAGCAGACTCAGCCGCTTATCGAGTATTATACAAATGCTGGTATCCTTAAGAGCGTTGACGGAACTGTTGATCTGGAAGATGTATTTAAGGCGATCGTAGAGATTCTGGGAGAGTAA
- a CDS encoding type Z 30S ribosomal protein S14: MAKTAMKNKQQRKQKFSTREYNRCRICGRPHAYLRKYGICRVCFRELAYKGEIPGVKKASW; this comes from the coding sequence ATGGCAAAGACAGCAATGAAAAATAAACAGCAGCGCAAACAGAAATTCTCCACCAGAGAGTACAACCGCTGCAGAATCTGTGGACGTCCACATGCATATTTAAGAAAATATGGAATCTGCCGTGTATGCTTCCGTGAACTGGCATACAAAGGAGAAATTCCGGGCGTAAAGAAGGCAAGTTGGTAA
- the infA gene encoding translation initiation factor IF-1 — MSKADVIEIEGTVVEKLPNAMFQVELENGHQVLAHISGKLRMNFIKILPGDKVTLELSPYDLSKGRIIWRDK, encoded by the coding sequence ATGTCTAAAGCAGATGTAATTGAAATCGAAGGAACCGTAGTAGAAAAACTTCCGAACGCAATGTTTCAGGTAGAGCTGGAAAATGGACATCAGGTCCTGGCTCATATCAGTGGGAAGCTGCGTATGAATTTTATCAAGATCTTACCGGGTGACAAGGTTACACTTGAGTTATCGCCATATGATTTATCAAAAGGCAGAATTATTTGGAGAGATAAATAG
- the secY gene encoding preprotein translocase subunit SecY: MLQTFRKAFQIEDIRKKILYTLAMLFVVRLGSQLPTPGVNQSFIKDFFANQSGETFNFFNAFTGGSFEQFSVFALSITPYITSSIIMQLLTIAIPKLEEMQKDGEDGRKKIATITRYVTVLLALIESTAMAVGFGRQGLLVKFNFVNAAIVVMTLTAGSAFLMWIGERITEKGVGNGISIVLLINILSRVPSDLTTLYEKFVKGKGLAKGGLAALVILAIILALVVFTVILQDGERRIPVQYSQKMQGRRMVGGQSSNIPLKVNTAGVIPVIFASSLMQFPIVIASFLGKGDGTGIGSEILRGMNSGNWCNPNHLKYSWGLIVYIILTVFFAYFYTSITFNPLEIANNMKKSGGFVPGIRPGRPTVDYLNKILNYIIFIGACGLVIVQVIPFFFNGVFGANVSFGGTSLIIIIGVVLETVKQIESQMLVRNYTGFLNSKGSSSMKNSFLGF, translated from the coding sequence ATGCTACAAACATTCCGTAAGGCATTTCAGATCGAGGATATACGGAAAAAAATATTGTATACTCTTGCAATGCTGTTTGTAGTGCGCCTTGGATCTCAGTTACCTACTCCAGGCGTAAATCAGTCCTTTATTAAAGACTTTTTTGCAAACCAGTCCGGTGAGACGTTTAACTTTTTTAACGCCTTCACCGGCGGCTCTTTTGAGCAGTTTTCAGTATTTGCACTTAGCATCACTCCGTATATCACATCTTCTATCATTATGCAGCTTCTGACGATCGCGATTCCAAAACTGGAAGAGATGCAGAAGGATGGAGAAGACGGAAGAAAGAAAATTGCTACAATTACACGTTATGTTACTGTACTTTTAGCTTTGATCGAATCTACTGCCATGGCAGTTGGATTTGGACGTCAGGGCCTGTTAGTCAAATTTAATTTTGTAAATGCAGCAATTGTAGTTATGACACTGACAGCCGGTTCCGCATTCCTGATGTGGATTGGCGAACGTATTACCGAAAAAGGAGTAGGAAATGGTATTTCTATAGTCCTGCTCATTAACATTTTGTCTCGTGTACCCAGCGATCTGACCACTCTTTACGAGAAATTCGTGAAAGGGAAAGGACTCGCCAAAGGTGGACTCGCAGCACTTGTGATTTTGGCCATTATTCTGGCGCTTGTGGTATTTACCGTTATTCTTCAGGATGGCGAACGGAGAATTCCGGTTCAGTATTCCCAGAAGATGCAGGGAAGAAGAATGGTTGGCGGACAGTCCAGCAATATTCCTCTTAAGGTGAACACGGCAGGTGTAATTCCGGTAATTTTTGCATCCTCATTGATGCAATTCCCTATCGTCATTGCAAGTTTCCTCGGAAAAGGCGATGGCACGGGAATTGGAAGTGAGATCCTGCGGGGAATGAATTCAGGAAACTGGTGCAATCCGAACCACCTGAAGTATTCGTGGGGACTCATTGTTTACATCATTTTAACAGTGTTCTTTGCATATTTCTATACGAGTATCACGTTTAACCCGCTGGAAATCGCAAACAACATGAAGAAGAGCGGCGGATTTGTTCCGGGTATTCGTCCGGGCAGACCGACAGTCGATTATCTGAATAAGATCCTGAACTACATTATTTTTATCGGAGCGTGTGGTCTTGTAATCGTACAGGTGATTCCATTCTTCTTTAATGGTGTATTCGGAGCAAATGTGTCATTCGGAGGAACATCACTGATCATTATTATCGGTGTAGTATTAGAAACTGTGAAACAAATTGAATCACAGATGCTCGTACGTAATTACACAGGATTTTTAAATAGCAAGGGATCCTCTTCCATGAAGAACAGTTTCCTTGGATTTTAA
- the rpsE gene encoding 30S ribosomal protein S5, whose translation MKQERIDANQLELTEKVVSIKRVTKVVKGGRNMRFTALVVVGDGNGHVGAGLGKAAEIPEAIRKGKEDAMKKLITVTLDENGSITHDYVGKFGSASVLLKKAPDGTGVIAGGPARAVIEMAGIKNIRTKSLGSNNKQNVVLATINGLSELKAPEDVAKLRGKSVEEILG comes from the coding sequence ATGAAACAGGAACGTATTGATGCTAATCAGTTAGAGCTTACCGAAAAAGTAGTATCAATTAAACGTGTTACCAAAGTTGTTAAGGGTGGTCGTAACATGAGATTCACAGCTTTAGTAGTTGTCGGAGATGGAAACGGCCATGTTGGTGCAGGTTTAGGAAAGGCAGCAGAAATTCCGGAAGCGATCCGCAAAGGAAAAGAAGATGCCATGAAGAAACTTATCACAGTAACATTAGATGAAAACGGAAGTATTACACATGATTATGTTGGAAAATTCGGAAGTGCATCTGTACTTCTGAAGAAGGCTCCGGATGGTACCGGTGTGATTGCCGGTGGTCCGGCCCGTGCCGTAATCGAGATGGCAGGTATCAAGAATATCCGTACCAAATCTCTTGGTTCCAACAATAAACAGAACGTAGTACTTGCTACTATCAACGGTTTAAGTGAACTGAAAGCTCCAGAAGACGTAGCTAAACTTCGCGGTAAATCTGTAGAAGAGATTTTAGGCTAA
- the rpsD gene encoding 30S ribosomal protein S4, whose translation MAVNRVPVLKRCRSLGMDPVYLGIDKKSNRQLKRSNRKMSEYALQLREKQKAKFIYGVLEKPFRNYFEKAQQMKGMTGANLMILLESRLDNVVFRLGFARTRREARQIVDHKHVLVNGKQVNIPSYLLKAGDVVEIKEDKKSSPRYKEIVEVTGGRMVPDWLEVDAENLKGTVKELPLREAIDVPVDEMLIVELYSK comes from the coding sequence ATGGCAGTAAATAGAGTTCCGGTTCTGAAAAGATGCCGTTCTTTAGGAATGGACCCGGTATATTTAGGAATTGATAAGAAGTCTAACAGACAGTTGAAGAGAAGCAACCGTAAAATGAGCGAGTATGCTCTCCAGTTACGTGAGAAACAGAAAGCTAAATTCATCTATGGCGTTCTTGAAAAACCGTTCAGAAACTATTTTGAGAAAGCACAGCAGATGAAAGGGATGACAGGTGCGAACCTGATGATCCTTCTGGAGTCCAGACTTGACAACGTTGTATTCCGTCTCGGATTTGCAAGAACCAGACGTGAGGCTCGTCAGATCGTTGACCACAAGCATGTACTTGTAAACGGAAAACAGGTAAACATTCCGTCTTATCTGCTGAAAGCCGGCGATGTAGTTGAGATCAAAGAGGATAAGAAGAGTTCCCCAAGATATAAAGAGATCGTAGAGGTTACCGGTGGACGTATGGTTCCGGATTGGCTGGAAGTTGACGCTGAGAACCTGAAAGGAACCGTAAAAGAGCTTCCGCTTCGCGAAGCGATTGACGTTCCGGTAGACGAGATGTTAATCGTCGAGTTGTATTCTAAATAA
- the rpsH gene encoding 30S ribosomal protein S8, producing MTMSDPIADMLTRIRNANTAKHDTVDVPASKMKIAIADILLNEGYIAKYDIVEEGNFNTIRIALKYGADKNEKVISGLKKISKPGLRVYAGKDELPKVLGGLGTAILSTNQGVITDKEARKLGVGGEVLCFIW from the coding sequence ATGACTATGAGTGATCCGATTGCAGATATGCTTACAAGAATCCGTAATGCAAATACTGCAAAACATGATACAGTTGATGTTCCGGCATCAAAAATGAAAATCGCTATTGCAGACATCCTTTTAAACGAAGGATACATCGCAAAATACGATATCGTGGAAGAAGGAAACTTTAACACTATCCGTATCGCATTAAAGTACGGTGCAGATAAGAATGAGAAAGTTATTTCCGGACTGAAGAAAATCTCCAAACCGGGTCTTCGTGTTTACGCTGGTAAAGACGAACTGCCGAAGGTACTTGGAGGACTGGGAACAGCAATCCTTTCCACGAACCAGGGCGTAATCACCGATAAAGAAGCAAGAAAACTCGGCGTAGGCGGAGAAGTACTTTGCTTTATATGGTAG
- the rplR gene encoding 50S ribosomal protein L18: MVSKKSRSEVRVNKHKKLRNRFSGTAERPRLAVFRSNNHMYAQIIDDTVGNTLVSASTLQKDVKAELEKTNNVDAAAYLGTVIAKKAIEKGITSVVFDRGGFIYHGKIKALADAAREAGLNF; this comes from the coding sequence ATGGTTAGTAAGAAATCAAGAAGCGAAGTTCGTGTAAACAAGCATAAAAAATTACGCAACCGTTTCAGCGGCACTGCTGAGAGACCGCGTCTGGCTGTTTTTAGAAGCAATAATCATATGTATGCTCAAATTATTGACGATACAGTTGGAAATACTCTTGTTTCAGCTTCCACTCTTCAGAAAGATGTGAAAGCAGAACTTGAGAAGACCAACAACGTTGATGCGGCAGCATACCTGGGAACAGTGATTGCGAAAAAGGCAATCGAAAAAGGTATTACTTCTGTTGTCTTTGACAGAGGAGGCTTTATATACCACGGAAAAATCAAAGCATTAGCAGACGCAGCCAGAGAAGCTGGTTTGAATTTCTAG
- the rplO gene encoding 50S ribosomal protein L15, with amino-acid sequence MDLSNLRPADGAKQSDNFRRGRGHGSGNGKTAGKGHKGQKARSGATRPGFEGGQMPLYRRIPKRGFTCRNSKTIVGINVSALEAFDNDAVVSVETLVEAGIVKNPRDGVKILGNGELTKKLTVQANAFSAGAVEKIEALGGKAEVI; translated from the coding sequence ATGGACTTATCAAATTTAAGACCTGCTGACGGAGCAAAACAGAGCGATAATTTCAGAAGAGGCCGTGGACACGGATCAGGAAATGGAAAGACCGCCGGAAAAGGACATAAAGGTCAGAAAGCTCGTTCAGGAGCAACCAGACCGGGATTTGAAGGTGGCCAGATGCCGCTTTACAGAAGAATTCCGAAGAGAGGATTCACCTGCAGAAACTCTAAAACAATCGTGGGAATCAATGTTAGCGCATTAGAGGCTTTTGATAACGATGCAGTAGTATCTGTAGAGACTTTAGTTGAAGCTGGTATCGTGAAGAACCCGAGAGATGGCGTTAAAATTCTTGGAAATGGAGAGTTAACCAAAAAGCTTACAGTTCAGGCAAATGCGTTCAGCGCAGGTGCAGTAGAAAAGATTGAAGCACTTGGTGGAAAAGCAGAGGTGATTTAA
- the rpsM gene encoding 30S ribosomal protein S13 — MARIAGVDLPRDKRVEIGLTYIYGIGRTSSNRILAEAGVNPDTRCRDLTDDEVKKISAVIDETQMVEGDLRREIALNIKRLQEIGCYRGIRHRKGLPVRGQKTKTNARTRKGPKRTVANKKK; from the coding sequence ATGGCTCGTATTGCAGGTGTAGACTTACCAAGAGACAAACGTGTAGAGATCGGTCTGACTTATATCTACGGAATTGGTAGAACAAGCTCCAACCGTATTCTCGCAGAAGCAGGAGTTAATCCTGATACCCGCTGCCGTGATCTGACTGACGACGAAGTTAAGAAGATCAGTGCAGTAATCGATGAGACTCAGATGGTAGAAGGTGATCTTAGAAGAGAGATCGCTCTCAACATCAAGAGACTTCAGGAAATCGGATGCTACAGAGGAATCCGTCATAGGAAAGGACTTCCGGTTCGTGGTCAGAAGACCAAGACAAACGCAAGAACCAGAAAAGGTCCGAAGAGAACTGTTGCTAACAAGAAGAAATAG
- the rpsK gene encoding 30S ribosomal protein S11, translating into MAKKVTKKVTKKRVKKNVERGQAHIQSSFNNTIVTLTDAQGNALSWASAGGLGFRGSRKSTPYAAQMAAETAAKAALVHGLKTVDVFVKGPGSGREAAIRALQACGIDVTSIRDVTPVPHNGCRPPKRRRV; encoded by the coding sequence ATGGCTAAGAAAGTTACAAAAAAAGTGACAAAAAAACGTGTCAAGAAAAACGTTGAACGCGGACAGGCACATATCCAGTCATCTTTCAATAACACTATCGTTACTCTGACAGATGCACAGGGAAATGCTTTATCATGGGCAAGTGCCGGCGGTCTGGGATTTAGAGGTTCAAGGAAATCTACTCCGTACGCTGCACAGATGGCAGCAGAGACAGCAGCAAAGGCAGCATTAGTTCATGGTCTTAAGACAGTAGACGTATTCGTAAAAGGACCTGGTTCAGGAAGAGAAGCAGCAATCCGTGCACTTCAGGCTTGCGGTATTGATGTAACAAGCATCAGAGACGTAACCCCGGTACCGCACAACGGATGCCGCCCGCCGAAGAGAAGAAGAGTCTAG
- the rplF gene encoding 50S ribosomal protein L6, with product MSRIGRHPVAIPAGVTVEIAENNKVTVTGPKGTLVRELPVEMEIKKEGEEIVVTRPNDLKRMKSLHGLTRTLINNMVIGVTEGYQKVLEINGVGYRAAKSGNKLTLNLGYSHPVEMEDPEGIETVLEGQNKIIVKGISKEKVGQYAAEIRDKRRPEPYKGKGIKYADEVIRRKVGKTGKK from the coding sequence ATGTCACGTATAGGAAGACATCCGGTAGCAATTCCGGCAGGCGTAACTGTTGAGATTGCAGAGAACAACAAAGTGACCGTAACAGGTCCTAAGGGAACTCTTGTAAGAGAACTCCCGGTTGAGATGGAAATCAAAAAAGAAGGCGAAGAAATCGTTGTTACAAGACCGAACGACCTTAAGAGAATGAAATCTCTTCATGGTCTGACAAGAACCCTTATCAACAACATGGTAATCGGTGTGACCGAAGGATACCAGAAGGTTCTTGAAATCAACGGTGTTGGTTACAGAGCAGCTAAATCCGGTAACAAGTTAACATTAAATTTGGGATACTCTCACCCGGTTGAGATGGAAGATCCGGAAGGAATTGAGACAGTTCTTGAAGGACAGAACAAGATCATCGTTAAGGGTATCAGTAAAGAAAAAGTAGGCCAATACGCAGCTGAAATCAGAGACAAGAGAAGACCTGAGCCATACAAGGGCAAGGGTATCAAGTATGCTGATGAAGTGATCAGACGTAAAGTTGGTAAGACTGGTAAAAAATAA
- the rpmD gene encoding 50S ribosomal protein L30 gives MANLKITLVKSTIGAVPKHKKTVEALGLKKVNKTVVLPDNAATRGMVQQVRHLVKVEEEA, from the coding sequence ATGGCAAATTTGAAGATCACATTAGTGAAATCCACAATCGGAGCTGTTCCGAAGCATAAAAAAACAGTAGAAGCATTAGGCCTTAAAAAGGTCAATAAGACAGTTGTCCTGCCGGATAACGCTGCAACCAGAGGAATGGTTCAGCAGGTAAGACACCTGGTAAAAGTTGAAGAAGAAGCATAA
- a CDS encoding KOW domain-containing RNA-binding protein, which translates to MERWEKGMLAKSLAGHDKNKIYVIIELDDTYVYLADGEIRTLANPKKKKKKHVQLIRKVHEIDAADDVRIKRILKEYALSQKQSREILIRKNRMGIKIRKPI; encoded by the coding sequence ATGGAAAGATGGGAAAAAGGCATGCTCGCTAAATCACTGGCAGGGCACGATAAAAACAAGATTTATGTAATTATAGAATTGGACGATACTTATGTATATCTCGCTGACGGAGAAATAAGAACTCTCGCAAACCCTAAAAAGAAAAAGAAGAAACATGTACAACTTATCAGAAAAGTACATGAAATAGATGCGGCAGATGACGTAAGGATCAAACGGATACTGAAAGAATATGCTTTATCGCAAAAACAGAGCAGAGAAATATTGATAAGAAAGAACCGAATGGGAATCAAAATCAGGAAACCAATATGA
- a CDS encoding DNA-directed RNA polymerase subunit alpha, which produces MFDFNKPNIEITEISEDKKYGRFVVEPLERGYGTTLGNSLRRIMLSSLPGAAISQIKIEGVLHEFSSIPGVKEDVTEIVMNLKSLAIKNTSETDEPKRAYIEFEGEGVVTGADIQVDSDIEIMNPETVIATLNGGTDSKLYMELTITKGRGYVGADKNKTEDMPIGVIPIDSIYTPVERVNLTVENTRVGQITDYDKLTLDVWTNGTLQPDESVSLAAKVLNEHLKLFIDLSEVAQAAEVMIEKEDDEKEKVLEMSIDELELSVRSYNCLKRAGINTVEELTNRTPEDMMKVRNLGRKSLEEVLAKLKELGLELSQGEE; this is translated from the coding sequence GTGTTTGATTTTAATAAGCCAAATATTGAGATTACAGAGATTTCTGAAGATAAGAAATATGGAAGATTCGTAGTAGAGCCTCTGGAAAGAGGATACGGTACAACGCTTGGCAACTCTTTGAGAAGAATCATGCTTTCATCCCTGCCTGGTGCTGCAATCAGCCAGATTAAGATTGAAGGGGTACTGCATGAATTCAGCTCGATTCCGGGTGTAAAAGAAGATGTAACGGAAATCGTTATGAATCTGAAGTCCCTTGCAATCAAAAATACTTCCGAGACCGATGAGCCGAAGAGAGCTTATATTGAGTTTGAGGGAGAAGGTGTTGTGACCGGCGCCGATATCCAGGTGGATTCCGATATCGAGATCATGAACCCGGAGACGGTTATTGCGACACTTAACGGCGGAACAGACAGCAAACTTTACATGGAACTGACGATTACAAAGGGCAGAGGCTATGTAGGCGCTGATAAGAATAAGACAGAGGATATGCCGATCGGTGTGATTCCGATTGATTCTATCTACACACCGGTAGAGCGTGTCAACCTGACAGTAGAGAATACCCGTGTGGGTCAGATTACCGATTATGATAAACTGACTCTTGATGTATGGACAAACGGAACTCTTCAGCCGGATGAGTCTGTAAGCCTTGCGGCTAAAGTTCTTAATGAGCATTTGAAACTTTTTATCGACCTTTCTGAAGTAGCGCAGGCTGCAGAGGTCATGATCGAGAAAGAAGACGATGAGAAAGAGAAAGTTCTTGAGATGAGCATTGATGAGCTGGAGCTTTCTGTTCGTTCTTACAATTGCCTTAAGAGAGCTGGAATCAATACCGTAGAAGAACTTACAAACAGAACTCCGGAAGATATGATGAAGGTCCGCAACCTCGGACGCAAGTCATTAGAAGAGGTTCTGGCAAAATTAAAAGAGCTCGGTCTGGAACTAAGCCAGGGCGAGGAGTAA